From Alloacidobacterium dinghuense:
ATCTCGGCCCCAACGGCTCCGGCAAATCGACCACGGTAAAAATCATCACCGGGATGCTGCAGCCGAACACGGGGAAAGTGCTCTTTCGCGGCAAGCCGATTCACGACAATCTTGTCGCCTACCGCTCGGTATTGGGCTACGTCCCGGAAGAAGCCCACGTGTACACGCATCTATCCGGACTTGAATATCTTCAACTCGTCGGGCGTCTGCGCGGAATGACCGAAAAACTTATCGCGCTCAAGGCGCACACGCTGCTCAAGCTGCTGGCGCTCGAATCCTGGCGCTATTCGCCGATTTCGCTCTATTCCAAGGGCATGAAGCAGCGCGTCCTCATCGCCGCCGCATTGATGCACAATCCACAGTTACTGATCTTCGACGAGCCGCTCTCCGGCCTCGATGTTGTTTCCGCACGTCTCTTCAAGGATCTGCTCACTGCCCTCGCCGCCGAGGGAAAAGCGATTCTCTACATCTCGCACGTGCTCGAAGTCGTCGAGCAGATTTGCGGCCGCGTCATTGTCATTGCGCAGGGAAAGATCTGTGCAAACGCAGCCCCGTCGGAGCTGACCCAACTGATGCAACTGCCAAGCCTTGAAAGCGTCTTCGCGCAGCTCGTACAGCAGCAGGACACAAAAACCGCAGCCAGCGAAATGGTTGAAGTGATGAGGGCGACCCGTGCATAGCGCATTTCAGATCTTTACTCCGCCGGAAAACCCCGTGCTCTCACTCGAAGTGCAGGCCCGGATGACCAGCAAAGAAATCGTTCGCATGAACAGATTCGTCGTTCTCGCACGACATTTCTTTGATCGCTTCTTCGATAACCCTCTGACTTCGCTCGACGGCGAAAATGGCGTGCGCGCCATTCAAATCCTCTGCTTCATTGCCGTCCCCGGATTGATGGTCGCACTCTCGCTCATTCCGTCGTACTTCATCTTTCCTCCGAATACAGCGCCGCGTGCCTACTGGGCGCGCGTCAGCGACCATTACTTTTACGTCATGTACTCAAGCGTGGCAATGGGGGCGGCCACTGTTTTTGAATGGAACCTGCTCTTCCCCGACCTGATCGATGTTCAGGTGCTTACACCGCTGCCTGTTCCGGCACGGAAGCTCTTCGCCGCCAGGATCGCATCGCTTGCAGCATTCGTAAGCCTCTCCCTGCTCGCTACCGGCCTCTTCGGTGCCGTTTTGCTGCCTCTCATCGCGGAAGAGCCGAGCGTGCTGCGCCACTTCATCGCACACGTGATTGCAGTAGCCGCAGGCGGGTTCTTCACCGCCGGATTCTTCGTCGCCCTGCAGGGATTCCTGCTCAACATTTTCGGCGATCGATTCTTTCGTTGGATATCCGCAGCCCTGCAAGGGCTTTCGCTCGCAGTGCTTCTCATCGTGCTGTTTCTTTTTCCACTGCTCTCGGAAAATCTGCGGCTCCTGCTCACTTCAGGCAACCATGCTGCTCTCTGGTTCCCGCCCTTCTGGTTTCTCGGAATTTACCAGGTATTGCTTGAAGGCGGGCGTGCCTTGCCCGTCTTCTTCCAGCTTGCAGCAAAAGGAGGTTGGGCATTGCTTCTCGTCTTGTCGCTTGCCTGCCTCACCTACCCTCTGGCCTATCGAAGAAAGATGCGCAGCACAATCGAGGGCACGGTCGCGAAGAGTTCTCGTAACCGGCTGGCCGAGGCAAAGGTTGCTCTTCTGCACAGCGTCTTGATCTTCAAACCCGCTCAGAGGGCCGTGTATCACTTCACCACGCGAACCCTGAAGCGCGCCCCGCATCATCGGGTGTTTCTCTCCATGTATGCTGGGGCTGCATTCGCCCTGCTGATTGCCGTCACTGTTGAACTCCGCCAGGACAACACCCATCTCGCGCTCGTCTTTTCGCGGCACGGCTTGCTTGCCGCTGTTCCCATCGTGGCGCTGCTCGCGGTCGTCGGGCTCAAAGGCGCATTCCTGTCTCCGGTCGAACTGCAGGCAAACTGGGCCTTCCACGTCGTTGGCCGGCGACCGAACGAAGATCACCTTGTCTCGACCCAGCGCTGGACTCTCCTGCGTTCTCTAAGTATCACAGCGACAGTTCTCTTATTGGTGCAGATCATCGGAGGCGCCGCGTTCGCGCATATCCGGCTTATGATGGCGCAGTTGCTCGTAGCCCAGGGGTTATGTGTCTTGCTCATCGACATCCTCTTCCTGCGCTTCCTGTCGGTGCCATTCACCGTGCCCCTCGCCTATTCGAAGCGCAATATAGCGGTGACCGTAACGCTCTTCCTCTTGTTGTTTCCTGGCTACATTCAGCTAACCGTGGATACGGCACTATGGACGGAGCACAGCCTCTGGCACTTCATCCCTATTGCAGCCTTCTTCCTGGTAACCCATATTCTGCTCCAGCGGAAACAGCGCGAACTCATCCGCGAACGCGCAGACTGGCCTGAAGATGGGTATATCGACGAATTCCCACAACGCCTGGGTCTTTCCTGAGAAAGACAGCGAACTAATCCCTTTGTATAACTCGAATAACTAGCTAGATATCAGCGACTTAATTCATTTCTCGCTCAGAGCGCGAATCCTGATATTCTATTTAAGCCCTAGTGGGTCGGTTTGGAGGTGTAGTTCAGTTGGCAGAGGTTCGTGTGCAGGAAGGCGAGCCGCTGGAAAATGCGTTGCGCCGGTTTAAGCGGAAGGTACAGCAGGAAGACATCATCAAGGAAGTGAAGCGTCATTCCTTTTACCTGAAGCCCGGTGAAAAGCGCCGTGTGAAAGAGGCGTTGGCACGCAAGCGGAATCGCAAAAAGGCTCGTAAAGAGCAGGATTAACTTAGCTCCAGACCATGTGTTGACAGCCCCGTGGCGATTGCGACGGGGCTGAGTTACAAGAAAGCTGTCGCAGTCCCCTCGGCGTGCCTCTCGGCATGTCATACCGGTTCAATTAAGTGACCGGTAGTCGCCGCCCTTCACCGCGGCCGGGCCCCTCGCAATAGTTGTCTTTTAGAAGTTCACCGAAAAGAAGTTCGCTACGATCAGCAGCTTTCATTCACTATGTCTGTGAATTAGGGCTCTGAGCCGGCGCTGTAGTATCTCGGCAGTCCGGCTGGGGAACGCGAGATGGAGTTCGTCGACAAGATTCTCAAATGTGTGGATTGCGGGAATGAATTTGTATTCACCGCGGGGGAACAGCTTTTCTTTCACGACAAGCAATTCCGGAACGATCCCAAACGGTGCAAGCTGTGCAAAGCAAAGCGTGCATCCGGGGGATCCGCCGTACGCGCCGAAACCCGTACAACTTGCTCGGAGTGCGGTCACGAAACGACCGTACCGTTCAAGCCAACGCAGGGGCGCCCGGTATTGTGCCGTGAATGCTTTCAGCGAAAAAGGATTGTGCCGGTTGCCGCGCAGCAACCGCCGGCTACTCTCTAACTTCGAGAGACTTCCGGCTTCTTTGGCTTTCAAATAGGGAAATCAGCTCGTTGCTATGGCTTTGCGCGTTGAAGCACGAGCCTTTCCTGTGGACGGTGTGTCCGCAGTCACCAGTTCGGGCTGTTTCTTAGCCGAGCCTCGCTTATTGTCCTCATGCGTTACCAGCAGGGCTTCGATCTGCACCAGGAGATCCTGCGTGTTCATCGGCTTCACCAGCATCTCATCGGCGCCCTCTGCCTGCCAGTCCTCGCCTGGAATGGGAAACGCGGTCAGCATGGCTACCGCCGGCTGATAAGCCGCCTTCTTGGCCGTCTGGACGACCTCTAGACCCGCACTTTCGCT
This genomic window contains:
- a CDS encoding ABC transporter ATP-binding protein gives rise to the protein METPPILALENITKRYRGIAAVENVSFQLDAGEIAGYLGPNGSGKSTTVKIITGMLQPNTGKVLFRGKPIHDNLVAYRSVLGYVPEEAHVYTHLSGLEYLQLVGRLRGMTEKLIALKAHTLLKLLALESWRYSPISLYSKGMKQRVLIAAALMHNPQLLIFDEPLSGLDVVSARLFKDLLTALAAEGKAILYISHVLEVVEQICGRVIVIAQGKICANAAPSELTQLMQLPSLESVFAQLVQQQDTKTAASEMVEVMRATRA
- the rpsU gene encoding 30S ribosomal protein S21; protein product: MAEVRVQEGEPLENALRRFKRKVQQEDIIKEVKRHSFYLKPGEKRRVKEALARKRNRKKARKEQD
- a CDS encoding zinc-ribbon domain containing protein — translated: MEFVDKILKCVDCGNEFVFTAGEQLFFHDKQFRNDPKRCKLCKAKRASGGSAVRAETRTTCSECGHETTVPFKPTQGRPVLCRECFQRKRIVPVAAQQPPATL
- a CDS encoding response regulator, translating into MKRRILLVDDELAVLLTLKAVLEINGFEVETAASAREAKSKIKNAQYHMVITDMRMESESAGLEVVQTAKKAAYQPAVAMLTAFPIPGEDWQAEGADEMLVKPMNTQDLLVQIEALLVTHEDNKRGSAKKQPELVTADTPSTGKARASTRKAIATS